A region of the Chlamydiota bacterium genome:
CCGGCGGCTGGGGGAGCTGCGGCGCCTGATCCGTCCGCGGCGGATGCTCGTGCTTCCCGCGACGCGCCTCTTCAAGCTCGGCGTGGTTTTCGATCTCGGCGTCCGCGGAGGAAAAGGCGGGGAAATCTCCCGCGGGCCTATCCCGGCGCCGCGCCCGGCCGGCGGGGCGCGCCCCCGCGCGGCGCTTGGGAGGATCCCGAACGACCTGCCGCTCGTTTCGGCGCCGTTCCCGCCGGGGACGGTCGGGGCGGTCCGCGCGTGCCTCGCCTCCGGCCGGATGCGACGGTTCGGCGCCGTGCTCGACGGGCGCGCGCTCGGCCTGGGCTACCACGCGCTCGTCGCCTGGAAGGTGCCGCGGGAGAGGGTGGGGGAGGCGGGGCGGGCCCTGGCCTCGTTCGAGGCCGTGAGCCACTGCTACGCGCGGCGGACCGCCCCGTCCTGGCCGTACGCGCTCTACACGATGGTCCATGCGCGGGACCGGCGGCAGGCGTCGCGCGTCCTGCGGGAGATGTCCGCGGCGGCGAAGGATTCCGGGCGCGCGATACTCGAAACCGTCCGGACGCTGAAGCGCCTCCCGCTCGTCCCGTCGGCGTTCCCCGCCGATCCCGGGCGAGGGGGCCCCTCCGGCCGGCCGTAACGTCTTTTATGCCGTCACCCGGGCCGGTCTGTGGTATAGTGTCCCCCTATTCCAGACGACGCGTTTCGTTGTGCGCATACCCGCGGGAGGAGACCATGTTCAGCATCGGCGATACGATAGTCTACAAGGGGCACGGGCTCGTGAAGGTCGTCGGCGTGCCGCGACAGGGGAGCGCGGACGGGGCGGGGCCCGAGACCTACTTCGTGCTCCACTCCGCCCGGACCCCCCTCGCCGCCACCAAGCTGATGGTGAGGGCGCAGGGCGCCGAGAGGGTGCTGCGTTTCCCGGTCTCCCCCGACGAGGCGCGGCGGATGCTGGAGATCGCCTCCGAGGAGTCCGCCGAGCTCCCCGAGGACCACAAGGAGCGGATGCGGA
Encoded here:
- a CDS encoding Lrp/AsnC family transcriptional regulator; this encodes MRARGRAGMRLDATDRRVLAALQDSFPVCRRPYAEVARRARISEKRLLHRIAGYKAQGIVRRIGPRWDARACGLDTVLVAVSVPRLKVRAAAARIGALAGVTHNYLRRHPLNVWFTLASASPAERRRRLGELRRLIRPRRMLVLPATRLFKLGVVFDLGVRGGKGGEISRGPIPAPRPAGGARPRAALGRIPNDLPLVSAPFPPGTVGAVRACLASGRMRRFGAVLDGRALGLGYHALVAWKVPRERVGEAGRALASFEAVSHCYARRTAPSWPYALYTMVHARDRRQASRVLREMSAAAKDSGRAILETVRTLKRLPLVPSAFPADPGRGGPSGRP